The following are from one region of the Paenibacillus sp. JZ16 genome:
- a CDS encoding MFS transporter, with protein MNRFTIYLLALGVFLTATSELVVSGILYAIADDLHISLAFAGQLITAYSLAFAIGTPFLVSLTARFNRKKVLLGSLLLFIAGSLVSYFSTEVWMLMGSRVILGVSSGVYLVAAMGTAAKLVPPDKLGRAIGTIVLGFSSAMVLGVPIGIWITNLLNWQSIFLLLALLSLLVAFVLTRLLPDVEGDAPVPFYQQFKVLGSVLIVSALLLTFFRESGNSVLFTYVTPFIQDIFHIAPSGISIIMLGFGLFGAIGSRLGGYGVDRFGPAKVITLSTLIHIAVFALLPLLAGQSFIGLVLMGIMVLSMFAAGPAVQSYFIQQAPGSSNLILSLNTSIVHLGLAAGAGAGGFMVNTTSTLQYHPWLGGFVLALGLAAGLVSFSAGRKSPVTIPKSA; from the coding sequence ATGAATCGATTTACGATATATTTATTGGCGCTTGGGGTTTTTCTTACTGCCACCTCGGAACTGGTCGTCTCGGGTATTCTGTATGCGATCGCAGACGATCTTCATATTTCTTTGGCCTTTGCGGGCCAGCTGATTACCGCGTATTCGCTTGCTTTTGCGATCGGGACACCGTTTCTGGTCTCGCTCACCGCTCGGTTCAACCGTAAAAAAGTGCTGCTCGGCTCTCTTCTGCTGTTCATTGCCGGCAGTCTCGTTTCCTATTTCAGCACCGAAGTCTGGATGCTCATGGGCTCCCGCGTCATCCTGGGGGTAAGCTCAGGGGTGTATCTCGTGGCCGCAATGGGTACAGCAGCCAAGCTGGTACCCCCGGATAAGTTAGGCCGTGCCATCGGTACCATCGTGCTGGGTTTTAGCAGCGCCATGGTGCTGGGCGTTCCGATCGGTATATGGATCACGAATCTACTGAACTGGCAATCGATCTTTCTGCTGCTGGCTCTGCTCAGTCTGCTGGTCGCCTTTGTCCTTACCAGACTCCTGCCGGATGTTGAAGGGGACGCTCCTGTTCCCTTTTACCAACAATTCAAAGTGCTGGGGAGTGTCTTAATCGTGAGCGCGCTGCTGCTTACGTTCTTCCGGGAATCCGGCAACTCGGTACTGTTTACGTATGTTACGCCATTTATCCAGGATATTTTCCATATCGCTCCATCTGGAATCAGTATCATAATGCTTGGCTTTGGACTTTTTGGAGCGATCGGCTCGAGGCTCGGCGGGTATGGGGTCGACCGGTTTGGCCCAGCGAAAGTGATTACGCTCAGCACGCTCATTCATATCGCGGTATTCGCGCTTCTTCCGCTGCTCGCCGGTCAATCGTTCATAGGACTCGTGCTGATGGGAATCATGGTGCTGTCCATGTTTGCGGCGGGTCCGGCCGTTCAGAGTTATTTTATCCAGCAAGCACCGGGCTCTTCCAATCTGATCCTCAGCTTAAACACCTCCATTGTCCATCTCGGGTTAGCCGCAGGCGCGGGCGCAGGAGGCTTCATGGTCAATACGACATCCACGCTTCAATATCATCCATGGCTCGGTGGATTCGTGCTCGCGCTTGGCCTGGCCGCAGGACTGGTCAGCTTCTCTGCCGGACGGAAGTCGCCGGTTACCATCCCGAAATCGGCCTGA
- a CDS encoding cupin domain-containing protein: MAVSYIDFTSPSVRYTYDLRNNQTFKKDNQNFIYSLSVKELNTLGNASLLDIHLSTGNVVEPHIHQNASELVYVITGAAIVSMVNPFTKELLNFKVTPGQVALVPQGWWHYEMATVDNTHLIAVFDAPVPEFIAGSDLLRLTPASVFAHTYCLDEDKVKDTLAPITDTVVIGPPKNCPQQGQVQGQMKHQQPASHHNQHYYHQETSGNRDYELLQQQQQQFQQQQLQFQQQQQQQLFQQQFQAQDQPQHGAYAAEPPLTPPHLQEQFRSQQQIQEQQRQQFIQQQRQLPFLQRQLIGNGWDQF, encoded by the coding sequence GTGGCAGTCTCTTATATAGATTTCACCTCTCCATCTGTTCGTTATACTTATGATCTGAGAAACAATCAAACATTCAAGAAAGACAATCAGAATTTCATCTATTCTCTCTCCGTAAAAGAATTGAACACGCTCGGAAACGCCTCCCTGCTGGATATTCACCTCAGCACAGGCAATGTGGTGGAGCCGCATATCCACCAGAATGCATCCGAGCTGGTGTATGTCATTACCGGCGCAGCCATCGTCTCCATGGTCAATCCGTTCACGAAGGAGCTGCTGAACTTCAAGGTAACGCCCGGTCAAGTAGCCCTCGTCCCCCAGGGCTGGTGGCATTATGAAATGGCGACGGTTGACAACACGCACCTGATCGCGGTTTTTGACGCACCGGTGCCTGAATTCATTGCAGGTTCCGATCTCTTGCGATTGACGCCAGCCAGCGTGTTCGCGCACACGTACTGCCTGGATGAAGACAAAGTTAAAGACACCCTGGCACCGATTACCGATACGGTTGTCATCGGTCCGCCAAAAAACTGCCCGCAGCAGGGGCAAGTGCAAGGGCAGATGAAGCATCAACAGCCTGCGTCACATCATAATCAGCACTATTACCATCAAGAAACCTCTGGTAATCGGGACTATGAGCTTCTTCAACAGCAGCAACAGCAATTCCAGCAACAGCAGCTGCAATTTCAGCAGCAGCAACAGCAACAGCTGTTCCAGCAGCAATTTCAAGCCCAGGATCAACCCCAGCATGGAGCATATGCTGCTGAACCGCCGCTGACCCCACCTCATTTGCAAGAGCAATTCCGTTCGCAACAGCAAATACAAGAACAGCAGCGTCAGCAGTTCATTCAACAGCAGCGTCAGCTGCCATTTTTGCAGCGCCAGTTAATCGGAAACGGTTGGGATCAATTCTGA
- a CDS encoding metallophosphoesterase — protein MSHVYAISDIHGYGSLLETLLQHVHYQPEVDRLFLLGDYVNKGPDSAGTLDYVKKLCDSGAVALQGNNERKWLHQLPEHAGFTASQWLQYQQFIAAMPLWTEYNEYLFVHAGIRPDIPLHAQKPEELTEIREPFHQSPRYMDKTIVFGHTSTFRLGVPPDQLWYGDGKLGIDTGAGHGYYLSLVNLTAGIQWYVSVTRPEKITYRKLKITGGSGLPKYYISI, from the coding sequence ATGAGTCATGTGTATGCGATATCGGACATTCACGGTTACGGTTCCCTGCTTGAGACTCTGTTGCAGCATGTCCATTATCAGCCAGAGGTGGATCGTCTATTTTTGCTGGGGGATTATGTGAATAAGGGACCCGATTCAGCCGGGACTCTGGACTATGTGAAGAAGCTGTGTGATTCGGGTGCCGTTGCGCTTCAGGGAAATAACGAACGCAAATGGCTGCATCAATTGCCGGAACACGCAGGTTTCACAGCTTCCCAATGGTTACAATATCAACAATTCATAGCTGCCATGCCGCTATGGACCGAATACAACGAATACTTGTTTGTGCATGCAGGCATTCGGCCCGATATACCGCTTCATGCGCAGAAACCGGAAGAATTGACAGAGATTCGTGAACCGTTTCATCAATCGCCTCGTTATATGGATAAAACGATTGTTTTCGGACATACATCCACTTTTCGTCTAGGTGTACCGCCAGACCAGCTCTGGTATGGCGATGGCAAGTTGGGGATCGATACAGGCGCCGGGCACGGATATTATTTAAGCCTGGTAAATTTGACAGCGGGCATTCAATGGTATGTGTCGGTTACAAGACCAGAGAAGATTACGTACCGAAAGCTGAAAATAACGGGAGGATCCGGTCTTCCTAAATATTATATTTCCATATAA
- a CDS encoding ABC transporter ATP-binding protein, which translates to MILKVKGVSKSFGSQQVLKPITFEVGEGERICILGPSGCGKSTLLQMIAGLQRIDTGEVEMAGAVVERGKHYVPPENRPINMVFQDYALWPHMTVKQNMEYGMRRRKVNGHDRSNTLDRLQTLLKLGGLLDRLPAQLSGGQQQRVGIARALATEPKLLLMDEPLSNLDVKLRTDMRGELARLLGELSIATLYVTHDRMEAFTVADRILILRDGTIDQLGAPRELFERPASPWVAQLMGYHNRLEARLSQTGRPAAIVSESPIAGNLIGTDHGDGRAIIMIHPESIKICSSDEALQEGNLLKVTVMQTIYEGNGWRVIAETADQQPIHLFHHCSVDAGSEWKIRLLPEQTMIYAESSMLAT; encoded by the coding sequence ATGATCTTAAAGGTAAAGGGCGTATCGAAATCATTCGGCTCGCAGCAAGTCTTGAAGCCGATCACGTTTGAGGTCGGGGAGGGAGAACGTATATGCATACTCGGCCCATCGGGCTGTGGGAAATCTACGCTGCTGCAGATGATTGCCGGACTTCAGCGTATTGATACCGGCGAGGTGGAGATGGCTGGAGCCGTCGTTGAACGGGGGAAACATTATGTTCCACCGGAAAACCGACCTATTAATATGGTGTTTCAAGATTATGCCCTCTGGCCGCATATGACCGTTAAACAGAACATGGAGTACGGGATGAGACGCCGGAAGGTAAATGGGCATGACAGATCGAATACATTGGACCGACTCCAAACGCTTCTGAAGCTGGGGGGCTTACTGGACCGTCTGCCGGCCCAGCTGTCTGGCGGTCAGCAGCAGCGAGTAGGCATAGCGAGAGCGTTGGCAACAGAACCGAAGCTGTTATTAATGGATGAACCGTTGTCTAATCTAGATGTCAAGCTTAGAACGGATATGCGCGGTGAGTTGGCCAGATTGCTCGGCGAATTATCCATTGCTACTCTGTATGTGACGCATGATCGCATGGAGGCATTTACAGTGGCGGACCGGATTTTGATTTTAAGGGACGGAACGATAGATCAATTGGGAGCACCGAGGGAGTTGTTTGAGCGGCCTGCAAGCCCTTGGGTTGCACAGCTTATGGGATACCACAACCGATTGGAAGCCAGGCTGAGCCAGACTGGACGTCCAGCTGCGATCGTTTCCGAGAGTCCGATTGCGGGGAATCTGATAGGTACGGATCATGGAGACGGCCGGGCTATCATCATGATCCATCCTGAATCGATCAAGATTTGCAGCAGTGACGAAGCTCTACAAGAAGGGAATTTGCTGAAGGTGACCGTCATGCAGACAATCTATGAAGGGAATGGATGGAGAGTCATTGCAGAAACGGCAGATCAGCAGCCCATCCATTTATTTCATCATTGCAGCGTAGATGCGGGAAGCGAATGGAAGATTCGGTTGTTACCGGAACAAACGATGATCTATGCAGAAAGCAGCATGTTGGCTACATGA
- a CDS encoding ABC transporter permease: protein MNTSEARYGGGVTLLLFILIFLPLLAVLINVIFPGLFFGQVKSSSLGLIGEIWNRPLWKQSLLNSVTLALGTATIGTIIGGVLATIRARWDFAAVKLLDMTAWVLLIAPSFMIAQGWVLFAGSDGLAHQWLGQTWVTSFIFQPAGLVFVMSLSKFPLAYLAITAASEWNIRQFGYAARLNGARPFTVWRTVEMPLALPSYVAGWTLVFMDTIGDFGLPAALATVYKFPTLTYSIYSAIYQSPVRFDMAGVLAFYLVLILVLAMTLLMVTLGKSRFDFLNARAVQIEKVRPRKAWLYNLLITIFLFMSLGIPIGTSAVVSLLKQAGGGLTPGNFTLDHYRELFSGQAGDHRLLGYLEGMYHSLIIAAAAALFSMLIGFVVAYMLTFTESRLKPLLQLFSIISLAVPGVVLGIGYIFIWNQKWLEPLGLHLYGTPSLIVIAGIAGAIPYAVRVQLGAFGNLSGTMLKAAAIQGASVFERMRDIVLPLARQSLLIATLASFGTSVFDLALASMLKPANYSLMPLVIDRAFEFSRYGYATAATVVSCGAVVLMIILLQAAGRLGFRWLDRNKS, encoded by the coding sequence GTGAATACTTCTGAAGCTCGCTATGGAGGCGGGGTAACCCTCCTCCTGTTCATTTTGATTTTTTTGCCGCTGCTCGCCGTCCTCATCAACGTCATCTTTCCCGGGTTATTCTTCGGGCAGGTCAAGTCCAGCAGCTTGGGCTTGATCGGGGAAATATGGAATCGGCCGTTGTGGAAACAGTCTCTCCTGAATTCGGTCACATTGGCGCTGGGCACGGCAACGATCGGTACGATCATTGGCGGCGTGCTTGCTACCATTCGGGCAAGGTGGGACTTTGCAGCGGTTAAATTGCTGGATATGACGGCTTGGGTATTGTTGATTGCTCCATCCTTCATGATAGCTCAGGGCTGGGTTTTGTTTGCCGGCTCGGATGGACTGGCTCATCAGTGGCTGGGGCAGACGTGGGTTACATCGTTTATTTTTCAACCTGCCGGACTTGTGTTTGTCATGTCCCTAAGCAAATTTCCATTAGCTTATTTGGCTATTACTGCAGCATCGGAGTGGAATATAAGGCAGTTCGGTTATGCAGCCAGGCTGAACGGCGCGAGGCCATTCACCGTGTGGAGAACCGTCGAAATGCCATTGGCTCTGCCTTCCTATGTGGCTGGCTGGACCCTGGTGTTTATGGATACTATCGGAGATTTCGGACTGCCCGCCGCCTTGGCCACCGTATATAAATTCCCGACGTTGACATATTCGATATACTCTGCGATCTATCAATCTCCGGTACGCTTTGATATGGCCGGGGTGCTGGCATTCTACCTCGTCTTGATTCTGGTCCTTGCGATGACCTTGCTCATGGTGACCCTGGGCAAATCCAGATTCGACTTTCTGAATGCAAGAGCCGTCCAGATCGAAAAGGTTAGACCGCGCAAAGCCTGGTTGTACAATTTGCTGATTACGATCTTTCTTTTCATGAGCCTCGGGATTCCGATTGGAACCAGCGCGGTGGTATCGCTCCTGAAACAAGCGGGCGGAGGCCTCACTCCGGGTAATTTCACGCTCGACCATTACCGTGAATTATTCTCGGGACAAGCCGGGGATCACAGGCTGCTCGGTTATCTCGAAGGAATGTATCATTCGCTTATCATTGCTGCCGCAGCCGCATTATTCAGCATGCTGATCGGGTTTGTTGTTGCTTATATGCTGACCTTTACGGAGTCTCGGCTAAAACCTTTGCTTCAGCTGTTCTCCATCATATCCCTGGCGGTCCCAGGCGTTGTGCTCGGGATTGGCTATATTTTCATATGGAACCAGAAATGGCTGGAGCCTTTAGGACTCCATTTATACGGAACCCCATCGTTGATTGTGATTGCGGGGATAGCCGGTGCCATCCCCTACGCAGTCAGGGTCCAGCTGGGGGCATTCGGCAATTTGTCCGGCACGATGCTGAAGGCGGCAGCCATTCAAGGGGCAAGCGTGTTCGAACGGATGCGGGATATCGTATTGCCCTTGGCACGCCAGTCACTTTTGATTGCAACCTTGGCCTCGTTTGGAACCAGCGTGTTCGATTTGGCCCTGGCTTCCATGCTGAAACCGGCTAATTATTCGTTGATGCCGCTGGTTATCGACCGGGCCTTTGAATTCTCGCGCTATGGTTATGCTACGGCAGCTACTGTCGTTAGCTGCGGAGCAGTTGTACTGATGATCATTTTGCTGCAAGCAGCAGGGCGACTGGGCTTCAGATGGCTGGATCGTAATAAATCGTGA
- a CDS encoding extracellular solute-binding protein yields the protein MNKKRGFQHRIFIALIVLMCLLSACAQSDGQQTVRSKEMTGPINGGSGSTAGQSDLSLTSEDAEDTGETIYLYGNDFVDYIAPKFTEETGFKLEAVHYGGGEALAKIEAEQGNPQWDVLMMDGHGSVRNLADRDFLLTDWEPENLGNLSESGRSYVPEDFSYFPVGIHAAGVIAYNTTLVTPEKAPTTWEQFFAYDGPVGHADPAVAAPAYPLVSAFFEQWGVETAEQKYEQRFEAGLHVYPKNGPVGKALLSGEIEVAALQEHNAYELKNAGEPIEVIWPSEGAPGSLRVVAISKHTKNPVAAKAFVEYMLKPETQQMLTNLDSTDSFFTPLAEGVMARSEREPNGAFMLPSAKWASEHEVEIKTWFADQNVR from the coding sequence ATGAACAAAAAAAGAGGCTTTCAACATAGGATATTCATTGCTCTAATTGTGCTCATGTGCTTATTGTCGGCTTGCGCGCAATCGGATGGACAGCAAACGGTTAGATCCAAGGAAATGACCGGACCGATTAATGGCGGAAGTGGAAGTACTGCCGGGCAGTCGGACTTGTCATTAACTAGCGAAGACGCAGAGGATACCGGGGAAACCATCTACTTATACGGAAATGATTTTGTGGATTACATCGCTCCGAAGTTTACAGAAGAGACGGGTTTCAAATTGGAAGCTGTGCATTATGGAGGAGGGGAGGCATTAGCCAAAATAGAGGCTGAACAAGGAAATCCGCAATGGGACGTTCTAATGATGGATGGGCACGGTTCGGTCCGCAACTTGGCAGATCGCGATTTCCTGCTGACAGACTGGGAGCCTGAGAATCTGGGGAATCTCTCCGAAAGCGGAAGGAGTTATGTGCCCGAGGATTTTTCATACTTCCCAGTCGGCATACATGCGGCTGGCGTCATCGCTTATAACACAACGCTGGTAACACCGGAGAAGGCACCGACGACATGGGAGCAATTTTTTGCTTATGACGGCCCTGTGGGTCATGCAGATCCGGCTGTCGCAGCGCCTGCCTATCCGCTCGTATCCGCATTTTTTGAGCAATGGGGGGTCGAGACGGCAGAGCAGAAATACGAGCAGCGTTTTGAAGCGGGACTTCATGTGTACCCCAAGAATGGTCCTGTCGGGAAGGCGTTGTTAAGTGGAGAAATCGAGGTTGCGGCCCTTCAAGAACACAATGCTTATGAACTAAAGAATGCCGGTGAGCCAATTGAGGTAATATGGCCGAGCGAGGGTGCGCCAGGTAGCTTGCGTGTGGTAGCGATCAGCAAACATACCAAGAACCCGGTAGCAGCCAAGGCATTTGTGGAATATATGCTAAAACCCGAGACACAGCAGATGTTAACAAATCTGGATTCAACCGACAGTTTCTTTACGCCACTTGCTGAAGGTGTGATGGCACGAAGTGAGCGTGAACCGAATGGGGCTTTTATGCTGCCTTCTGCTAAGTGGGCGTCGGAACATGAAGTTGAGATCAAAACCTGGTTTGCGGACCAAAATGTAAGGTAG
- a CDS encoding LysR family transcriptional regulator: protein MNLQQLKVFVLTVELRKLYLVAQKLGITQPTVTFHLNKLQEELGLALFHTKSYHVIKLTEAGQAFYHYASQIHSLSEEASSTMDIFRGTAAGVLAIGSTHTPATYLLPPLLQQLKLNYPGLSILMDVRPAAYILEKVKKYELDVGIISNTKVDEPEFIVQPLIHDDLVLIFAPDHPFASIGDLIPRDLVEHPFVSHEPGSISRQLIDRWADKQCIQLQIFLEISGTEALKAAVRHRLGYGMIAEAAIQEELAEGKLQSRPIPSWLPERQIYAVRHRNKLISPALRMFWRNLLDNFAFQQPDESHD, encoded by the coding sequence ATGAACTTACAGCAATTAAAAGTATTTGTGCTTACCGTGGAGCTGAGGAAGCTGTACCTTGTGGCTCAGAAGCTGGGCATTACCCAGCCAACCGTCACCTTCCATTTAAACAAGCTGCAGGAAGAGCTTGGCCTTGCCCTGTTTCACACCAAGTCCTATCATGTCATCAAGCTTACGGAAGCCGGTCAAGCCTTTTATCATTACGCATCGCAGATCCATTCCCTGTCTGAGGAAGCTTCATCGACCATGGATATCTTCCGCGGAACCGCTGCAGGAGTACTCGCCATCGGCAGTACCCATACTCCCGCTACCTACCTGTTGCCGCCGCTGCTGCAACAGTTGAAACTCAATTATCCGGGGTTGTCCATCCTGATGGATGTTCGACCGGCTGCCTATATTCTCGAGAAAGTGAAAAAATACGAACTCGATGTAGGCATCATATCGAACACGAAAGTGGATGAGCCGGAATTCATCGTACAGCCGCTGATCCATGATGATCTGGTGCTTATATTCGCCCCGGATCATCCCTTTGCAAGCATAGGAGATTTAATTCCGCGCGATCTGGTCGAACATCCCTTCGTTTCGCATGAACCAGGCTCCATCAGCAGACAGCTTATTGACCGCTGGGCAGACAAACAGTGTATCCAACTTCAAATTTTCTTGGAAATTTCGGGGACCGAAGCACTGAAAGCAGCCGTTCGGCACCGGCTGGGGTATGGCATGATCGCAGAAGCTGCCATACAAGAAGAACTGGCAGAGGGAAAACTCCAATCACGACCTATTCCGTCCTGGCTGCCCGAACGTCAGATTTATGCCGTTCGCCACCGCAATAAGCTGATCAGTCCGGCGCTGCGGATGTTCTGGAGAAACCTCTTGGACAATTTTGCATTTCAACAACCGGATGAGAGTCATGACTAG
- a CDS encoding dipeptidase, which produces MSVDYKAYFAEHRETHLNELKEWLSIPSISALSEHKGDVAKAAEWLAGKLTEAGLEHVEVHQTAGHPIITADYLHAEGKPTVLVYGHYDVQPVDPLHLWETPPFEPAVRNGKLYARGATDDKGQLFLHVKAVEAILKQEKELPVNIKFCIEGEEEVSSPNLPLYLDNNKDKLAADAIVISDTSLLAPGKPAISTGLRGLCSLELSLETANTDLHSGTYGGGVPNALHAMVSLLSSLHDKQGRVAVKGFYDGVLELSPEMREEFAKQEFDEDKLKQDLGLDSLYGEEGFSFVERVGARPTLELNGVYGGFQGEGSKTVIPKEAHAKITCRLVADQDPQAVLDAIEAHLHAHTPVGSKITFKPKEKAFAFNIDPSHPMLQKAADAFEHVYGTRALFTKDGGSIPIVEKLSSTLNAPAVMMGFGLPDENLHAPNEHFNLENFDKGLLTIVEYLKLV; this is translated from the coding sequence ATGAGCGTTGATTATAAAGCGTATTTCGCTGAACACCGTGAAACCCATCTGAATGAGTTGAAGGAATGGTTGTCCATTCCGAGCATTTCGGCTCTGTCCGAGCACAAAGGCGATGTGGCAAAGGCTGCCGAGTGGCTCGCAGGCAAGCTGACCGAAGCAGGCCTTGAGCATGTGGAAGTTCATCAAACGGCTGGACATCCTATTATTACGGCAGACTATCTGCATGCCGAAGGCAAACCGACCGTGCTCGTCTACGGTCACTATGACGTACAGCCCGTAGACCCGCTTCATCTGTGGGAAACGCCGCCCTTTGAGCCGGCTGTCCGCAACGGCAAATTGTACGCACGGGGAGCAACAGACGACAAAGGCCAGCTCTTCCTGCATGTCAAAGCCGTCGAAGCTATTTTGAAGCAGGAGAAGGAGCTTCCGGTCAACATCAAGTTCTGCATCGAAGGCGAAGAAGAGGTGTCCAGTCCGAACCTCCCGCTCTATCTTGACAACAACAAGGACAAGCTGGCCGCAGACGCCATCGTGATCTCGGATACGTCCCTGCTCGCACCTGGCAAACCGGCCATTTCCACGGGCCTTCGCGGATTGTGCTCCCTGGAGTTGTCTCTGGAAACAGCCAATACCGACCTTCATTCCGGTACATATGGCGGCGGCGTACCGAACGCCCTGCATGCGATGGTGTCCTTACTCTCTTCGCTTCATGACAAGCAGGGCCGTGTCGCCGTAAAAGGCTTCTATGACGGGGTGCTGGAGCTGTCCCCGGAAATGCGCGAAGAATTTGCCAAGCAGGAATTCGACGAGGATAAGCTGAAGCAGGATCTCGGCCTCGATTCCCTGTATGGTGAGGAAGGGTTCTCCTTCGTTGAACGCGTGGGAGCGCGTCCGACCCTTGAGCTGAACGGCGTATACGGCGGATTCCAGGGTGAAGGCAGCAAGACGGTCATTCCGAAGGAAGCCCATGCCAAAATTACGTGCCGTCTGGTAGCAGACCAAGATCCACAAGCGGTACTTGACGCGATCGAAGCCCACTTGCATGCCCACACTCCAGTCGGTTCGAAGATTACGTTTAAACCGAAGGAAAAAGCATTCGCCTTCAATATCGATCCGTCCCATCCGATGCTGCAAAAAGCCGCGGACGCGTTCGAGCATGTCTACGGCACGCGTGCCCTCTTTACGAAGGATGGCGGGTCCATCCCGATCGTGGAGAAGCTGTCCAGCACGCTGAACGCTCCTGCCGTCATGATGGGCTTTGGCTTGCCGGACGAGAATCTGCATGCCCCGAACGAGCATTTTAATTTGGAAAATTTCGATAAAGGCTTGCTGACGATCGTTGAGTATTTGAAGCTCGTGTAA